Proteins co-encoded in one Dyella japonica A8 genomic window:
- a CDS encoding DUF4097 family beta strand repeat-containing protein encodes MRRLFLAVLLFVPLASQAEDCKHEAPRNLTLDLAGVREVEVDLHSHELHLTGSDGANGGTVTGRACASDAKLLDDLTVTQRREGDRLIVEAGGHSRINISLFGHSSTSLKLDMQMPSQIPVVLNVGSGDAWVTGLKKLTTQVGSGDVHVSRIGGPFGLSIGSGDVDANDVDSLDVGSVGSGDLKINGVRGDARVGSIGSGDVSLRNVGGNVRVDTLGSGDLVVRDVQGDLTVGAKGSGDINHSGIKGKVSVPRDRGD; translated from the coding sequence ATGCGTCGTCTTTTTCTTGCCGTCCTGTTGTTTGTGCCGCTGGCTTCCCAGGCTGAAGATTGCAAGCACGAGGCGCCGCGCAATCTCACGCTCGACCTGGCCGGCGTGCGCGAGGTGGAGGTGGACCTGCACAGCCACGAGCTTCACCTCACGGGCAGCGATGGCGCCAACGGCGGCACGGTGACAGGGCGTGCCTGCGCGTCCGACGCCAAGCTGCTGGACGACCTTACCGTCACCCAGCGTCGCGAAGGCGATCGCCTGATCGTGGAAGCGGGTGGCCACAGCCGCATCAACATCTCGCTGTTTGGCCACAGCTCCACCAGCCTGAAGCTGGACATGCAGATGCCTTCGCAGATCCCCGTGGTGCTCAACGTCGGCTCCGGCGATGCATGGGTGACGGGCCTGAAGAAGCTCACCACCCAGGTGGGTTCGGGCGACGTGCACGTGAGCAGGATCGGCGGACCGTTCGGGCTGAGCATCGGCTCGGGCGACGTCGACGCGAACGACGTTGACAGCCTCGACGTGGGCTCGGTGGGCTCGGGCGACCTGAAGATCAATGGCGTGCGCGGCGATGCGCGCGTCGGCAGCATCGGTTCGGGCGACGTCAGCCTGCGTAATGTCGGCGGCAACGTACGGGTGGATACCCTGGGTTCGGGTGACCTCGTGGTGCGCGATGTGCAGGGCGACCTGACGGTCGGCGCGAAGGGCAGCGGCGACATCAACCACTCCGGCATCAAGGGCAAGGTGAGCGTGCCGCGTGATCGCGGTGACTGA
- the nudE gene encoding ADP compounds hydrolase NudE encodes MRKPPIIHATRDVHDSSFLRVEQLDLEFSNGERRTYERLKGSGLGAVIIVPMIDDETVLLVREYGAGVGRYELSLPKGRLDRDETVEQGADRELKEEVGYGARKLRILHNLSLSPSYMTHMAHVVLAQDLYPERLEGDEPEELEVVPWKLADLHTLVARDDVTEGRSIAALFMAREYLAGRFSPT; translated from the coding sequence ATGCGAAAGCCACCGATCATCCATGCCACCCGGGACGTGCACGACAGCAGCTTCCTGCGCGTCGAGCAGCTCGATCTCGAATTCTCCAATGGCGAGCGCCGCACCTACGAGCGCCTGAAAGGCAGTGGCCTGGGTGCCGTGATCATCGTGCCGATGATCGACGATGAGACCGTGCTGCTGGTGCGCGAGTACGGTGCGGGCGTCGGCCGCTACGAGCTGAGCCTGCCCAAGGGGCGCCTGGACCGCGACGAAACGGTAGAGCAGGGCGCCGACCGCGAGCTCAAGGAAGAAGTCGGCTACGGCGCACGCAAGCTCCGGATCCTGCACAACCTGTCGCTGTCGCCGTCGTACATGACCCACATGGCGCACGTGGTGCTCGCGCAGGATCTGTATCCGGAACGGCTGGAGGGTGACGAGCCCGAGGAACTCGAAGTGGTTCCCTGGAAGCTGGCTGACCTGCATACCCTGGTCGCCCGCGACGACGTCACCGAAGGCCGTTCCATCGCCGCACTCTTCATGGCCCGCGAATACCTCGCCGGCCGCTTCTCGCCGACATGA
- the gspN gene encoding type II secretion system protein N: MKVWRTALIGLATLLLAGSAMVWFLPARWVLPWLQARLNGAQLHDVSGLVWDGRAGQVVTAKGEGLGALQWQLSRLALLGDNRLHVELHGPRIDFAGNMTGRQSSEAVWTDVQMRLDLDVFGAAPLVLGGLPRGTLRATASRIQLRGGWPWSLDTRVQWQDALLRVPRQQDLPLGNLHADLRAVNGVIEGHLQDEGEGPLRIDGRLQFSPLARRFIAAAGARGQQPELQRWLTAFGTTDAEGVTHINYSGGLAAAIHGEKR; the protein is encoded by the coding sequence TTGAAGGTCTGGCGTACCGCACTCATTGGCCTTGCGACCCTGCTGCTGGCGGGTTCGGCGATGGTTTGGTTCCTGCCTGCCCGTTGGGTGCTCCCATGGCTTCAGGCGCGGCTGAATGGCGCGCAGCTGCATGACGTCAGCGGTCTTGTGTGGGATGGCCGGGCCGGGCAGGTGGTGACGGCCAAGGGCGAGGGCCTGGGGGCGCTGCAATGGCAGCTGTCGCGCCTGGCCTTGCTGGGTGACAACCGGTTGCATGTGGAACTGCATGGCCCGCGCATCGATTTCGCGGGCAACATGACCGGCAGGCAAAGTTCGGAAGCCGTCTGGACGGACGTCCAAATGCGCCTCGACCTCGACGTATTCGGCGCGGCTCCGCTGGTACTGGGCGGCTTGCCGCGCGGCACGCTGCGGGCGACCGCAAGCCGGATCCAGCTGCGCGGCGGCTGGCCGTGGTCGCTGGATACGCGCGTGCAATGGCAGGACGCCCTGCTGCGCGTGCCCCGGCAACAAGATCTGCCGCTGGGCAACCTGCATGCGGATCTGCGCGCGGTGAACGGCGTCATCGAGGGCCATCTGCAGGACGAGGGCGAAGGTCCGCTGCGCATCGATGGCCGCCTGCAGTTCAGCCCCCTCGCGCGCCGCTTCATCGCCGCGGCCGGGGCCAGGGGCCAGCAACCGGAGCTGCAGCGCTGGCTGACAGCCTTCGGCACCACCGACGCCGAAGGCGTCACGCACATCAACTACAGCGGTGGCCTTGCCGCCGCCATCCACGGGGAGAAACGATGA
- a CDS encoding adenosylmethionine--8-amino-7-oxononanoate transaminase yields MNAFPAGDALVRRDLDLLWHPCTQMYDHRTVPMVPIARGEGAWLIDTSGRRYLDGISSWWTNLFGHANPRLAAALAEQAGTLEHVIFAGFTHEPAVTLAEELVRVTPPGLDRVFYADNGSAAIEVALKMSFHYWLNQGHGEKTRFIALTGSYHGETLGALSVSDVALYRKTYAPLLLTPILAPSADTYEAHPGESASDVAQRRLDELRQLLEEHAHEVCAVIVEPLVQCAGGMRMYHPDYLAGLRRLCDTYNVHFIADEIAVGFGRTGTLFACEQAHVAPDFMCLSKGLTGGFLPLSAVLTTTQVYEAFYAEYSAGKAFLHSHSYTGNPLACRVALETLRIFRDEPVLERNRVLSAHLAKRLAPLRDHPHVADVRQTGMIAAVELVADKTTRTPFPSLERRGLRVYLHGLEHEALLRPLGDIIYFMPPYVVSTDEIDHLVDTAIAGIERAVA; encoded by the coding sequence ATGAACGCATTTCCTGCTGGCGACGCACTGGTACGTCGCGACCTTGACCTGCTCTGGCATCCCTGCACGCAGATGTATGACCACCGCACGGTGCCCATGGTGCCGATCGCCCGTGGCGAGGGTGCGTGGCTCATCGATACGAGCGGCCGCCGCTATCTGGACGGCATCAGCTCGTGGTGGACCAACCTGTTCGGCCATGCCAACCCGCGCTTGGCGGCGGCGCTCGCCGAGCAGGCCGGCACGCTGGAGCACGTGATCTTCGCCGGCTTTACGCATGAGCCCGCGGTGACCCTGGCCGAGGAGCTGGTGCGCGTGACACCGCCCGGGCTGGATCGGGTGTTCTACGCGGACAACGGTTCGGCCGCCATCGAAGTGGCGCTGAAGATGAGCTTCCACTACTGGCTCAACCAGGGGCACGGCGAGAAGACCCGCTTCATCGCGCTCACCGGCAGTTACCACGGTGAAACGCTGGGCGCGCTCTCGGTCAGCGACGTGGCCCTTTACCGCAAGACGTATGCGCCGCTGCTGCTCACGCCGATCCTGGCGCCTTCGGCGGACACGTACGAGGCGCATCCGGGCGAAAGCGCCAGCGACGTAGCACAGCGTCGACTCGATGAACTCCGGCAGCTGCTGGAAGAACACGCGCACGAAGTGTGCGCCGTCATCGTGGAGCCTCTGGTGCAATGCGCGGGCGGCATGCGCATGTACCACCCCGATTACCTCGCCGGCCTGCGCCGCCTCTGCGATACCTACAACGTGCATTTCATCGCCGACGAAATCGCCGTCGGGTTCGGACGCACCGGTACGCTGTTCGCGTGCGAGCAGGCCCATGTCGCGCCGGATTTCATGTGCCTGTCCAAGGGCCTCACCGGTGGCTTCCTGCCGCTGTCGGCGGTGCTTACCACCACGCAGGTCTACGAGGCGTTCTACGCCGAATACAGCGCGGGCAAGGCCTTTCTCCACTCGCACAGCTATACGGGCAACCCGCTCGCCTGCCGCGTGGCGCTGGAAACGCTGCGGATCTTCCGCGACGAGCCCGTGCTCGAGCGCAATCGCGTACTGTCCGCGCACCTGGCCAAGCGTCTGGCGCCGTTACGCGATCATCCCCATGTGGCGGACGTGAGGCAGACCGGCATGATCGCCGCCGTGGAACTGGTCGCAGACAAAACCACCCGCACGCCGTTCCCCTCACTGGAACGGCGTGGCCTGCGCGTCTACCTGCATGGACTCGAGCACGAGGCGCTACTGCGCCCGCTGGGCGACATCATCTACTTCATGCCGCCCTACGTCGTGAGCACGGACGAGATCGATCATCTGGTCGATACCGCCATCGCCGGCATCGAGCGCGCTGTTGCTTAG
- a CDS encoding 16S rRNA (uracil(1498)-N(3))-methyltransferase, with the protein MRTIRIHVDQPLTVGQELGLPPQAAEHVARVLRLTAGSPITLFNGDGHDYPAVIQSVGKRDVNVRVEAAQAVANESPLPLTLAQGVARGEKMDLIVQKATELGVARIVPLLTERSEVKLDAGRAEKRLAHWQAVVASACEQSGRARVPEVLPAVPLEQWLRQLPQDGALRLALLPEGTQRPGELKFPATGGVLVVGPEGGLGQRDTAALTDAGFIGLRLGPRILRTETAGLAALAALQALHGDV; encoded by the coding sequence ATGCGCACGATTCGCATACACGTCGACCAACCGCTCACCGTCGGCCAGGAACTGGGCCTGCCACCCCAGGCGGCCGAACACGTGGCGCGCGTGCTGCGACTGACGGCCGGCTCGCCCATCACCCTGTTCAACGGCGACGGCCACGATTACCCCGCCGTGATCCAGTCGGTGGGCAAGCGCGACGTCAACGTCCGGGTGGAAGCCGCCCAGGCCGTCGCCAACGAATCCCCCCTGCCGCTGACACTCGCCCAGGGCGTCGCCCGTGGCGAAAAGATGGACCTGATCGTGCAGAAAGCCACCGAACTGGGCGTGGCGCGCATCGTGCCGCTGCTGACCGAACGTTCGGAAGTGAAACTGGACGCTGGCCGCGCCGAAAAACGACTCGCCCACTGGCAAGCCGTGGTGGCCAGCGCCTGCGAACAAAGCGGCCGCGCCCGCGTGCCCGAAGTGCTGCCGGCCGTGCCGCTGGAACAGTGGCTGCGGCAGCTTCCGCAGGACGGCGCGCTGCGCCTGGCGTTGCTGCCCGAGGGCACGCAGCGTCCGGGCGAGCTGAAGTTCCCGGCGACCGGTGGCGTGCTGGTGGTCGGCCCCGAGGGTGGGCTGGGCCAACGCGATACGGCGGCGCTGACCGACGCCGGCTTTATTGGCCTGCGCCTGGGGCCGAGGATTCTGCGGACGGAGACGGCCGGGCTTGCCGCGCTCGCGGCGCTGCAAGCGTTGCATGGGGATGTTTGA
- a CDS encoding SLC13 family permease codes for MPFWIKRLAHEKLLIGFALLAIVLAIADPRPLATYQRWLQLPTLAGLLGLMICIQGIRDSGLVQHAAAALVERAHSLRVLGVLLVTVTALLSMVLTNDVSLFLLVPLTLAIGSISNLPVMRMVVLEALAVNAGSALSPIGNPQNLLLWQYTHLPFLEFVLKMLPAFGVMFVLVLLLTVAWLPRGRVILHAQDIDGHPVSASQAILSVAALVSMVVMMEHNHAVLGALLLFVPFALLERSTLQRVDWLLLATFAAIFLGLGHFTELGWVQRGLESLDLENPLTLYASGILSSQLISNVPATVLLLRHAPDPMALAVAVNVGGFGVAIGSLANLIALRLAKQPRGARLLHEVSIPFLLVCAPLVYLAYRWMG; via the coding sequence GTGCCCTTCTGGATCAAGCGCCTCGCGCACGAAAAGCTGCTGATCGGCTTCGCCCTGCTGGCGATCGTGCTCGCCATCGCCGACCCACGCCCGCTGGCGACTTACCAACGCTGGCTGCAGTTGCCGACACTGGCGGGCCTGCTGGGCCTGATGATCTGCATCCAGGGCATTCGCGACAGCGGACTGGTGCAACATGCCGCCGCGGCACTGGTCGAACGCGCGCATTCGCTGCGCGTGCTCGGCGTGCTGCTGGTAACCGTCACCGCGCTTCTGTCGATGGTGCTGACCAACGACGTGAGCCTGTTCCTGCTGGTGCCGCTGACGCTCGCCATCGGCAGCATCTCGAACCTGCCGGTGATGCGCATGGTGGTACTGGAGGCGCTCGCGGTGAATGCGGGCTCCGCGCTCAGCCCCATCGGCAATCCGCAAAACCTGCTGCTGTGGCAGTACACCCACCTGCCCTTTCTCGAATTCGTACTGAAGATGCTGCCGGCGTTCGGCGTGATGTTCGTGCTGGTACTGCTGCTGACGGTGGCCTGGCTGCCGCGCGGGCGCGTGATCCTGCATGCGCAGGACATTGACGGCCATCCCGTGTCGGCTTCGCAGGCCATCCTTTCGGTAGCGGCGCTGGTGAGCATGGTGGTGATGATGGAGCACAACCATGCCGTGCTCGGCGCACTGCTGCTGTTTGTGCCATTCGCCCTGCTGGAGCGCAGCACGTTGCAGCGCGTGGACTGGCTGTTGCTGGCCACGTTTGCCGCGATCTTCCTGGGCCTTGGCCATTTCACCGAACTGGGCTGGGTGCAGCGCGGACTGGAAAGCCTCGACCTGGAAAATCCGCTGACGCTTTATGCCAGCGGCATTCTCTCATCGCAGCTGATCAGCAATGTCCCCGCCACCGTGCTGCTGTTGCGCCACGCACCGGATCCGATGGCGCTGGCCGTCGCGGTGAACGTCGGCGGCTTCGGCGTCGCCATCGGCTCGCTGGCCAACCTGATCGCGCTGCGCCTTGCGAAACAGCCGCGTGGTGCGCGGCTGCTGCACGAAGTGTCGATACCGTTCCTGCTGGTCTGCGCGCCACTGGTGTATCTGGCGTATCGCTGGATGGGTTGA
- the cysQ gene encoding 3'(2'),5'-bisphosphate nucleotidase CysQ, whose amino-acid sequence MTPAPFSALLQHVATIARDAGEAILVVYGEDFEVERKQDHSPVTAADLAAQRVITAGLAALDDALPVISEEARAAPWSQRREWSRYWLVDPLDGTREFIKRNGEFTVNIALIENHESVLGVVLAPVTGELYAAARGQGAWLQRAAGAAWERIATRGMVEPATVAGSRSHGGSGTALLQQLIGNDYASMPLGSSLKFCLVARGEADVYLRRGATSEWDTAAAQSVLEEAGGAVLDLAGDPLRYNRGDSLINPEFIAVGDVSIDWKGRLQAADLDVS is encoded by the coding sequence ATGACCCCAGCCCCCTTTTCCGCCTTGTTGCAACACGTTGCCACCATCGCCCGCGACGCGGGTGAGGCCATCCTTGTCGTCTACGGCGAAGACTTCGAAGTCGAGCGCAAGCAGGATCACTCGCCGGTCACGGCAGCCGATCTCGCCGCGCAGCGCGTGATCACCGCCGGCCTCGCCGCGCTGGACGACGCATTACCCGTCATTTCCGAGGAAGCCCGCGCCGCGCCATGGTCGCAGCGGCGCGAGTGGAGCCGCTACTGGCTGGTCGATCCGCTGGATGGCACGCGCGAATTCATCAAGCGCAACGGCGAGTTCACGGTGAACATCGCGCTGATCGAAAACCACGAGTCGGTCCTGGGCGTGGTGCTCGCCCCGGTCACGGGCGAACTCTATGCGGCGGCGCGCGGCCAAGGCGCGTGGTTGCAGCGTGCCGCGGGCGCCGCGTGGGAACGCATCGCCACCCGCGGGATGGTCGAGCCCGCCACCGTGGCGGGTAGCCGCTCGCACGGCGGATCGGGCACGGCCTTGCTGCAGCAGCTGATCGGGAACGACTACGCGTCGATGCCGCTGGGGTCGTCGCTCAAGTTCTGCCTGGTGGCGCGTGGCGAGGCGGATGTCTATCTGCGCCGGGGCGCCACCAGCGAATGGGATACCGCCGCCGCGCAGAGCGTGCTGGAAGAAGCCGGCGGCGCGGTGCTCGACCTTGCCGGCGATCCTTTGCGCTACAACCGTGGCGATTCGTTGATCAATCCCGAATTCATCGCCGTGGGCGACGTCTCCATCGACTGGAAGGGGCGCCTGCAGGCCGCCGATCTGGACGTTTCATGA
- the mazG gene encoding nucleoside triphosphate pyrophosphohydrolase, translating into MSDHRQHSMDDLLAIMARLRDPQTGCPWDVQQDFSTIAPYTIEEAYEVADAIDRKDWPDLRDELGDLLLQVVFHAQMAKEARLFEFADVAHAISDKMLRRHPHVFGDENYDDLDAQKQGWEDIKAAERAAKGEQHDDSALAGVSRGLPEWKRALKLQERAAKVGFDWPDEQPVLDKLLEEVGEVRAEFANGRDRQRLQDEIGDVLFVVVNLARHAGVDFSQALRHANAKFERRFRAMERMAHADGKPLPEHDLASQEALWQQAKRLDDTAA; encoded by the coding sequence ATGAGCGACCACCGGCAGCACAGCATGGATGACCTGCTCGCCATCATGGCGCGCCTGCGCGATCCGCAGACGGGTTGCCCCTGGGATGTGCAGCAGGATTTCTCCACCATCGCGCCGTACACCATCGAAGAAGCGTACGAGGTGGCCGACGCCATCGACCGCAAGGACTGGCCAGACCTGCGCGACGAGCTGGGCGACCTGCTGTTGCAGGTGGTGTTCCATGCGCAGATGGCCAAGGAGGCGCGCCTGTTCGAGTTTGCCGACGTGGCGCATGCGATCAGCGACAAGATGCTGCGTCGTCATCCGCATGTGTTCGGCGACGAAAACTATGATGACCTCGACGCGCAGAAGCAGGGTTGGGAAGACATCAAGGCCGCCGAACGCGCCGCCAAGGGCGAGCAGCACGATGACAGCGCACTGGCCGGCGTTTCGCGCGGTTTGCCCGAATGGAAGCGCGCGCTGAAATTGCAGGAACGCGCGGCGAAGGTGGGCTTTGACTGGCCCGACGAACAGCCCGTGCTGGACAAGCTGCTGGAAGAAGTGGGCGAGGTGCGCGCGGAGTTCGCCAATGGCCGCGACCGGCAGCGGCTGCAGGATGAGATCGGCGACGTCCTGTTCGTCGTGGTCAACCTGGCGCGACATGCCGGCGTGGATTTCTCGCAGGCACTGCGTCATGCGAACGCGAAGTTCGAACGCCGTTTCCGCGCGATGGAGCGGATGGCCCACGCCGATGGCAAGCCGCTGCCGGAGCACGATCTCGCCTCGCAAGAGGCCTTGTGGCAGCAGGCCAAGCGTCTGGACGACACGGCTGCCTGA
- a CDS encoding chemotaxis protein CheB — MAETATAVALLFDDGELGGQLREALRERGARIVHEGPLSTLSRQMIDTTGAEVLVVNLDEEADEDIDRLYDVIDGDRPRVVFNDAAASRLLDGWDRARWARHLAVKVMAQGDLDPPRPLDAPSVPEVVAPVAVDAADVAPVTGFQAASEDLVAPVVAIEPQAVHATEVQSESLAAELEALLAADEPVAEDQAASLSAHQPMHDSLHVDDFAALKDVPLVVDEAFGSGLTFNAEDELPPLHDGDFAAFAAEPITADHDFGSGLKFDAHAELPPLHDGTFGLDTLATQGHAPIDEPLQASGSRQMPSFQLDHLALAPLDESFMSSASKSKDTSTSSLLDLASGWSLVDDSDAPAPAPAPAPAPMAAAATAAVTATETEVLPAEPVSFGIEKLSAADFLAPEGGEEGGSIIQPGMKLELVSMEEALAPREFDGGGNEMVLQELEGAIGRLLVLGAAADSLEAVCSFLSMLPTSLRAAVLHVQHLGGKSAEALSETLTRYSELPVKVAAPGVRARVGEVLVVPNGQQARIHRDGRVDLHPLENDDVRSSPIDASFTLAANVFGRNAQAIVFAGQANDALGGCQAIHDRGGQVWIESSDGQFADMVHGIEAERLHSYSGTPAELAARLVEEMSMEGRR, encoded by the coding sequence ATGGCTGAAACGGCGACTGCGGTAGCGTTGTTGTTCGATGACGGGGAGCTTGGCGGGCAATTGCGCGAAGCACTGCGGGAACGCGGTGCGAGGATCGTGCACGAAGGTCCGCTCTCTACCTTGAGCAGGCAGATGATCGACACCACCGGCGCCGAAGTGCTGGTGGTGAACCTGGACGAAGAGGCCGACGAGGACATCGACCGTCTCTACGACGTGATCGACGGTGACCGTCCGCGCGTGGTGTTCAACGATGCTGCCGCGAGCCGTTTGCTGGACGGCTGGGATCGTGCGCGCTGGGCGCGCCATCTTGCCGTGAAGGTGATGGCGCAGGGCGATCTCGACCCGCCGCGTCCGCTCGACGCGCCGTCCGTGCCCGAAGTCGTGGCGCCCGTGGCGGTGGATGCTGCCGATGTGGCTCCGGTGACGGGGTTCCAGGCGGCGTCGGAGGATCTTGTCGCACCCGTGGTGGCGATCGAGCCACAGGCCGTGCACGCCACGGAAGTGCAGTCAGAGTCGCTGGCGGCCGAGCTGGAAGCCTTGTTGGCCGCCGATGAACCGGTTGCCGAGGATCAAGCCGCGTCGCTATCCGCGCACCAGCCGATGCACGATTCGTTGCACGTCGACGACTTCGCCGCGCTGAAAGACGTGCCGCTGGTGGTTGACGAGGCGTTCGGCTCCGGCCTGACATTCAACGCGGAGGACGAACTGCCTCCGCTGCATGACGGTGATTTTGCCGCATTCGCCGCTGAGCCGATCACTGCGGACCATGATTTCGGATCCGGCCTGAAGTTCGATGCCCATGCCGAGCTGCCGCCGTTGCACGACGGTACGTTCGGGCTGGATACGCTTGCCACGCAGGGCCACGCTCCGATCGACGAACCCTTGCAGGCTTCGGGTTCCCGTCAGATGCCGTCGTTCCAGCTGGATCACCTCGCACTCGCACCGCTCGACGAGTCGTTCATGTCGTCGGCGTCCAAAAGCAAGGACACGTCGACATCGTCGTTGCTGGACCTGGCATCGGGCTGGTCGTTGGTGGACGACAGTGATGCACCGGCACCCGCCCCGGCTCCGGCTCCGGCTCCGATGGCCGCAGCGGCAACCGCAGCGGTGACCGCGACCGAAACCGAGGTTTTGCCGGCGGAGCCGGTGTCGTTCGGTATCGAAAAGCTGAGCGCCGCGGATTTCCTGGCCCCGGAAGGCGGCGAGGAAGGGGGCTCCATCATCCAGCCCGGCATGAAGCTGGAGCTGGTGTCGATGGAAGAAGCGCTGGCGCCCAGGGAGTTCGACGGCGGCGGCAACGAAATGGTGTTGCAGGAGCTGGAGGGCGCGATTGGCCGCCTGCTCGTGTTGGGTGCGGCGGCCGACAGTCTGGAAGCGGTGTGCTCGTTCCTGTCGATGCTGCCGACCAGCCTGCGGGCCGCGGTGCTGCACGTCCAGCATCTGGGCGGCAAGAGCGCCGAGGCACTGTCGGAAACGCTGACGCGTTACAGCGAATTGCCGGTAAAAGTGGCGGCGCCCGGCGTGCGAGCCCGTGTGGGCGAGGTATTGGTGGTGCCGAACGGCCAGCAGGCGCGGATACACCGCGATGGTCGCGTGGATCTGCACCCGCTGGAGAACGACGACGTGCGCAGTTCGCCGATCGATGCCAGCTTCACCCTGGCGGCCAACGTCTTCGGCCGCAATGCGCAGGCCATCGTGTTCGCGGGCCAGGCCAACGATGCGCTGGGTGGCTGCCAGGCCATCCATGATCGTGGCGGCCAAGTGTGGATCGAGTCGTCGGATGGCCAGTTCGCCGATATGGTGCACGGCATCGAGGCCGAGCGCCTGCATAGTTATTCGGGTACGCCGGCCGAGCTGGCGGCGCGCCTGGTGGAAGAGATGTCGATGGAGGGCCGGCGATGA
- a CDS encoding chemotaxis protein CheW, with protein sequence MSDLPLPREIRCVLVPVGNLRLLLPNATVAEVITMPSPEPVEGSPSWLLGRIAWRGWRVPLVSFNTLAGAGEGDSEQAVRVAVLKALGGHADLPFIAMVTQGFPRLTTLNAELIIPTHDGAPLPPGVRAQVLVRDDIAVIPDLEGIEAELVELLELAS encoded by the coding sequence ATGAGCGATTTGCCACTACCGCGTGAAATCCGTTGCGTGCTGGTGCCGGTCGGCAACCTGCGCTTGCTGCTGCCGAATGCCACTGTGGCTGAAGTGATCACCATGCCCTCGCCCGAGCCGGTGGAGGGTTCGCCTTCGTGGTTGCTGGGGCGTATCGCATGGCGTGGCTGGCGCGTGCCGCTGGTGTCGTTCAACACGCTGGCGGGTGCCGGCGAGGGTGACAGTGAGCAGGCGGTGCGCGTGGCGGTGCTGAAGGCACTGGGTGGCCATGCGGACCTGCCGTTCATTGCGATGGTGACGCAGGGTTTTCCGCGCCTGACGACGCTCAATGCGGAGTTGATCATTCCCACGCATGATGGGGCGCCGTTGCCGCCGGGTGTGCGTGCGCAGGTGCTGGTGCGTGATGACATCGCGGTGATTCCGGATCTCGAGGGCATCGAGGCGGAGTTGGTCGAGTTGCTCGAACTGGCGAGCTGA
- a CDS encoding inositol monophosphatase family protein: MSGLDLPKALDAAREAAEAAGVVLRHYWRKGVAVELKSDDTPVTVADREAELAIREILQKALPQASIYGEEFGRDDDNHDLLWMVDPLDGTKSFVRRTPFFSTQIALMHRGELVLGVSSAPVYGETMWATAGGGAWFDGEPVRVATTDELAKASISTGNVKTLTRDARWHALGAMIRDSNRIRGYGDFCHYHLLARGALDLVIESDVNILDVAALAVIVREAGGVFTDLDGKAPTLDTTSVLAGTPAIHALALDRFSTPH; this comes from the coding sequence ATGAGCGGACTGGACCTGCCCAAGGCGCTCGACGCCGCCCGCGAGGCCGCCGAGGCCGCTGGCGTGGTGCTGAGGCACTACTGGCGCAAGGGTGTGGCGGTGGAACTCAAGAGCGACGACACGCCGGTCACCGTGGCCGATCGCGAGGCCGAGCTCGCCATCCGCGAGATCCTGCAGAAGGCGCTGCCGCAGGCCTCGATCTACGGTGAGGAATTCGGTCGCGACGACGACAACCACGACCTGCTGTGGATGGTCGATCCGCTGGATGGCACCAAGAGCTTCGTGCGCCGCACGCCGTTCTTCTCCACGCAGATCGCACTGATGCACCGTGGCGAACTGGTGCTGGGCGTATCGAGCGCGCCGGTGTATGGCGAAACCATGTGGGCCACGGCGGGTGGTGGCGCGTGGTTCGACGGCGAGCCGGTCCGCGTGGCCACCACCGACGAGCTGGCCAAGGCTTCCATCTCCACCGGCAACGTCAAGACACTGACCCGGGATGCACGCTGGCATGCGCTCGGCGCGATGATCCGCGACAGCAACCGCATCCGCGGCTATGGCGATTTCTGCCATTACCACCTGCTGGCGCGCGGCGCCCTGGATTTGGTGATCGAGTCCGACGTGAACATCCTCGACGTGGCGGCGCTGGCCGTCATCGTGCGCGAGGCGGGCGGTGTCTTCACCGATCTCGACGGCAAGGCGCCCACGCTCGACACCACCAGCGTACTGGCGGGCACGCCGGCCATTCACGCGCTGGCGCTCGATCGATTCTCGACACCGCATTGA